A genomic stretch from Chitinophagaceae bacterium includes:
- a CDS encoding HEAT repeat domain-containing protein codes for MKLAINDKYSGLRNFAIGKLDMKKDAIVNAVETSLTEIAKKDASRIVRSKAVETLGNLKKPAYKSLFQSLLSDSSYTLSAAALLALEKIDAPAALTEAKLLSKQKMKGALMEAVATTLIKSGDESAFDEIASAYGKMGLSQAKFNLTAVFANFLGTIKNTDKSKTWCG; via the coding sequence ATGAAACTTGCCATCAATGATAAATACAGCGGTTTACGCAATTTTGCCATTGGCAAATTAGATATGAAGAAAGATGCCATTGTAAATGCTGTTGAAACATCTTTAACAGAAATAGCTAAGAAAGATGCCAGCCGTATTGTACGCAGCAAAGCAGTGGAAACTTTAGGTAATTTAAAAAAGCCTGCTTATAAATCACTTTTTCAGTCATTGCTGAGCGATTCATCTTATACACTCAGTGCAGCTGCGTTACTTGCATTGGAAAAAATTGATGCCCCTGCTGCATTAACAGAAGCAAAACTTTTATCAAAGCAGAAAATGAAAGGAGCTTTGATGGAAGCCGTTGCAACCACATTAATCAAAAGTGGCGACGAATCTGCATTTGATGAAATCGCATCAGCTTATGGTAAAATGGGCTTATCACAGGCGAAGTTTAACTTAACTGCTGTGTTTGCCAATTTCCTCGGCACGATTAAGAATACTGATAAAAGTAAAACGTGGTGTGGATGA
- a CDS encoding DUF4476 domain-containing protein — MIAFLCFGFGSFGFSQLSHYIYLQTDNQQPFYIKYNNRIYSSSASGYLILSKLKDGAVEFSVGFPKSDQPEQKFQCLLENTDKGYLIKNFAEKGWGLYDLQSSAIVYAGVTSEIKTSNPAVTTSQPVTDDPFANMLSKVTQDTTVKNVTVRKEEKVIVDTPKRVVVTETVAIVPQVKDTIKTQVVQQPVPVVEVPDTEPAWVAPEKSSVLQVRKFDSREGSDFVYEVVNTDGVKDTVRLFIAIDTAGIEPVQQPPASIEVKKDTIEVVKEQKTEVPVQPEIKVEEKKETPPAAPEIKKEEIKPEVIPLQKTEPKSLPNSNCTSIASEDDFMKLRKKMASESKDESMINVAKKMFRTKCFSTAQVKNLAVLFLNDEGRYRFYDAAMLYITDFSNFKNLGETIQDEYYKKRFSALLPNQ; from the coding sequence TTGATAGCTTTCCTGTGTTTCGGCTTTGGTTCATTTGGCTTTAGTCAGTTGAGCCATTATATCTACCTGCAAACAGATAACCAGCAACCTTTTTACATAAAGTATAATAACCGTATTTACAGTTCATCTGCTTCAGGGTATCTTATTCTCTCAAAATTAAAGGACGGAGCTGTTGAGTTTTCCGTTGGTTTTCCAAAATCTGATCAGCCCGAACAGAAGTTTCAATGTCTGCTTGAGAATACTGACAAAGGCTACCTGATTAAGAATTTTGCTGAAAAGGGGTGGGGCTTATATGATCTGCAAAGCTCTGCAATTGTATATGCCGGTGTAACTTCAGAAATTAAGACAAGCAATCCTGCGGTTACAACAAGCCAGCCGGTTACAGATGATCCTTTTGCCAATATGCTTTCAAAAGTAACACAGGATACAACTGTAAAAAACGTTACTGTACGGAAAGAAGAAAAAGTAATTGTTGACACTCCAAAACGTGTAGTAGTTACCGAAACTGTTGCAATAGTTCCTCAGGTAAAGGACACAATAAAAACGCAGGTTGTTCAACAGCCTGTTCCGGTAGTTGAAGTACCCGATACAGAACCTGCATGGGTTGCCCCGGAAAAGTCTTCTGTTCTGCAGGTGAGAAAATTTGATAGCCGTGAAGGAAGTGATTTTGTATATGAAGTTGTTAATACAGACGGTGTAAAAGATACTGTAAGGTTATTTATTGCTATAGACACAGCTGGTATTGAACCTGTTCAGCAGCCACCGGCAAGTATTGAAGTGAAAAAGGATACAATAGAGGTTGTAAAAGAGCAAAAGACAGAAGTTCCTGTTCAACCCGAGATAAAAGTTGAAGAAAAGAAGGAAACTCCCCCTGCTGCTCCAGAAATAAAAAAAGAAGAAATTAAGCCCGAAGTAATTCCGTTGCAGAAGACTGAACCCAAATCACTTCCTAACAGTAACTGTACTTCAATTGCATCTGAAGATGATTTCATGAAGCTGAGAAAGAAAATGGCCAGTGAATCTAAAGATGAATCAATGATCAATGTGGCTAAGAAAATGTTCCGTACAAAATGCTTTTCAACTGCACAGGTTAAAAATCTGGCTGTCTTATTTTTGAATGATGAAGGCCGTTACAGGTTTTATGATGCAGCGATGCTTTACATTACCGATTTCTCCAACTTTAAGAATCTTGGCGAAACAATCCAGGATGAGTATTATAAAAAACGCTTCTCTGCACTGCTCCCTAATCAATAA
- a CDS encoding MFS transporter, producing the protein MSKNERLIIILLASINFTHILDFMIMMPLGNYLMPYFQISPRQFTFLVGAYTLTAAVSGFAAAFFVNQFDRKRLLLYGYGGFLLGTLACGFAPTYELLLASRVLAGLFGGLIGAQVLSIVADLIPYERRGSAMGAIMSAFAVASTLGVPFSLYLANLISWHAPFILVGVLGIAIIPLVMKYIPVMSSHIQEQSGSKFDVLTEVIKSPTQRLALLFSALMMMGHFMIIPFINPYMEFNNGYPKSITPMIYLVGGIASFASANILGRVSDRYGKLPFFLFLY; encoded by the coding sequence ATGAGTAAAAATGAACGCCTCATCATCATACTTCTTGCCTCAATCAACTTCACACATATTCTTGATTTTATGATCATGATGCCATTGGGGAATTACCTGATGCCATATTTTCAAATTTCTCCTAGGCAGTTTACTTTTCTTGTTGGAGCTTATACATTAACTGCTGCAGTATCTGGTTTTGCAGCTGCTTTTTTTGTCAACCAGTTTGACCGAAAGCGATTATTGTTATATGGTTACGGAGGCTTTTTGTTAGGAACATTGGCCTGTGGGTTTGCGCCAACGTATGAATTGTTATTGGCTTCAAGGGTTTTGGCTGGTTTATTTGGAGGCTTGATAGGGGCACAGGTATTGTCAATTGTAGCTGATCTTATCCCTTATGAACGAAGAGGATCAGCAATGGGGGCAATAATGAGTGCTTTTGCAGTAGCATCAACTTTAGGAGTTCCATTTTCTTTATATCTGGCCAACCTGATTAGCTGGCACGCACCTTTTATTTTAGTGGGTGTTCTTGGTATTGCCATTATTCCACTTGTAATGAAATATATACCTGTAATGAGCAGTCATATTCAGGAACAGAGCGGATCAAAATTTGATGTGCTTACGGAAGTGATTAAAAGCCCTACACAAAGGCTGGCATTACTTTTTTCGGCATTGATGATGATGGGACATTTTATGATTATTCCTTTTATCAATCCTTATATGGAGTTTAATAATGGTTATCCAAAATCCATTACCCCAATGATTTACCTGGTTGGAGGAATTGCATCTTTTGCCAGCGCTAATATATTGGGCCGAGTATCAGACAGATATGGAAAGCTGCCGTTTTTTCTATTTCTGTATTAG
- a CDS encoding M1 family metallopeptidase — protein MKKQFAAGLIMTFLSLASVAQPAVQTDTAWKKQYRSTPEKVHALVHTKLEASFDIPKAYMFGKVWLTLKPQFYPSSTLILYAKGMDIKEVALVKGSSKSKLKFEYDGMLLKIELDKTYKGGEAYTIYIDYTAKPNELKVEGSAAITDAKGLYFINPTGADKDKPTQIWTQGETEATSVWCPIIDKTSQKTTQEMYITVPAKWVTLSNGKLMSQKPAGNGLRTDYWKMDLPHSPYLFFMGAGEFAVVKDSWKGKEVNYYVDKEYESVAKKIFGNTPEMMSYFSKITGVDYPWVKYSQIVGRDYVSGAMENTTATLHQESAQQDARELVDGNGWEGTIAHELFHQWFGDYVTTESWSNLTLNESFANYSELLWDEYKYSKDKAGATQYSAMQGYLGSNSEKKDLVRFYYHDKEDMFDAVSYNKGGCILHMLRNFVGDSAFFKSLNLYLTTNKFKTAEAHQLRLAFEEITGKDLNWFFNQWYFGSGHPTLDINYSYDDATQQVKVVVKQTQKDKLFKLPVAIDVYNGSNKTRHQVWVENAVDSFMFASATNPDLINFDGDKVLLCTKKENKTIDNYLHQYKYAGLYLDRREAIDFISKNRKIQKQLSL, from the coding sequence ATGAAAAAACAATTTGCAGCAGGTTTGATAATGACGTTTCTCAGCCTTGCATCAGTTGCACAGCCTGCCGTACAAACAGATACAGCATGGAAAAAGCAGTACAGGTCAACCCCGGAAAAAGTACATGCCCTTGTACATACCAAATTAGAAGCCAGTTTCGATATTCCCAAAGCCTATATGTTTGGGAAAGTATGGCTTACATTAAAGCCGCAATTTTATCCCAGTAGTACATTGATCTTGTATGCAAAAGGCATGGATATCAAAGAAGTTGCTCTTGTAAAAGGAAGTTCAAAAAGCAAACTGAAGTTTGAATATGATGGAATGCTGCTAAAAATTGAACTGGATAAGACTTATAAAGGAGGCGAAGCATATACGATCTACATTGACTATACAGCTAAACCGAATGAATTGAAGGTTGAAGGAAGTGCCGCCATTACAGATGCCAAAGGTTTGTATTTCATTAACCCAACCGGAGCGGATAAAGACAAACCAACTCAGATTTGGACACAGGGTGAAACTGAAGCAACCAGCGTATGGTGCCCGATCATTGACAAAACCAGTCAAAAAACAACACAGGAAATGTACATCACCGTTCCTGCAAAATGGGTTACTCTCAGCAATGGAAAACTAATGAGCCAGAAACCTGCCGGCAATGGATTGAGAACTGATTACTGGAAAATGGATCTCCCGCACTCACCTTACCTGTTTTTTATGGGAGCAGGTGAATTTGCCGTTGTAAAGGATAGCTGGAAAGGCAAAGAAGTAAATTATTATGTAGACAAGGAATATGAATCAGTAGCCAAAAAAATATTTGGAAACACTCCTGAAATGATGAGTTATTTTTCAAAAATCACGGGTGTTGATTACCCTTGGGTGAAATACAGCCAGATTGTTGGCCGTGACTATGTTAGCGGAGCAATGGAAAACACCACCGCAACCCTTCACCAGGAAAGTGCTCAGCAGGATGCAAGAGAATTAGTTGATGGCAACGGCTGGGAAGGAACCATCGCTCATGAATTATTTCATCAGTGGTTTGGTGATTATGTAACAACTGAAAGCTGGAGCAACCTCACACTCAATGAATCGTTTGCCAATTACAGTGAGTTACTCTGGGATGAATACAAATACAGTAAGGACAAAGCAGGAGCTACACAATACAGCGCCATGCAGGGTTATCTCGGCAGCAACAGCGAGAAAAAAGATCTTGTTCGTTTTTATTACCACGACAAAGAAGATATGTTTGATGCGGTGAGCTATAATAAGGGCGGATGTATCTTACACATGCTCCGCAATTTTGTTGGTGACAGTGCTTTCTTTAAATCACTGAACCTTTATTTAACCACCAATAAATTTAAAACAGCAGAAGCGCATCAGTTACGTTTGGCTTTTGAAGAAATTACCGGCAAAGACCTCAACTGGTTCTTTAATCAATGGTATTTCGGAAGCGGACATCCAACACTTGATATTAACTACAGTTATGATGATGCAACTCAACAGGTAAAAGTTGTTGTAAAGCAAACACAAAAAGATAAACTTTTTAAACTCCCTGTTGCCATTGATGTTTACAACGGCAGCAACAAAACACGTCACCAGGTTTGGGTAGAAAACGCAGTAGATTCATTCATGTTTGCATCTGCAACAAATCCTGATCTTATCAATTTTGATGGAGATAAAGTTTTACTCTGTACAAAAAAAGAAAATAAAACAATTGATAACTATCTGCATCAGTACAAATACGCCGGCTTATACCTCGACAGAAGAGAAGCGATTGATTTTATTTCGAAAAACAGGAAGATTCAAAAGCAGTTGAGTTTATGA
- a CDS encoding TPM domain-containing protein, translating into MKLFQKTILSFSFLLLTLFASAQGVEKYIPATPNPPKLVNDFIDVLTASQEEALERKLVAYDDSTSNQFVVITIGDIGDYDIGDFATALGRKWGVGGKEFNNGLILVILIDKERNQRKVWIATGYGLEGAIPDITAKTIIENDIIPNFKANDIYRGLDEGTDDLMRAAAGEYKAPAGYSDRGRKGKGGGSVLGAIIMFIIIMIIISRINRGGGGMMSRRGWSNSVPPIWFGGGGGSSGGWGGGGSSGGGGFGGFGGGSFGGGGAGGSW; encoded by the coding sequence ATGAAACTTTTTCAAAAAACCATACTCTCTTTTTCTTTTCTTCTCTTAACCCTGTTTGCATCAGCACAGGGGGTGGAGAAGTATATCCCTGCAACTCCCAATCCGCCAAAACTGGTGAATGATTTCATTGATGTGCTGACAGCATCGCAGGAAGAAGCACTGGAGAGAAAGCTGGTAGCGTATGATGACAGCACTTCCAATCAATTTGTAGTTATTACTATTGGCGATATTGGCGATTATGATATTGGTGATTTTGCTACTGCACTTGGCCGTAAGTGGGGTGTGGGCGGAAAGGAATTCAATAATGGATTAATCCTGGTTATACTGATTGATAAGGAAAGAAATCAGCGTAAAGTATGGATTGCTACCGGTTATGGTCTCGAAGGTGCAATTCCTGATATTACGGCAAAAACAATTATTGAAAACGACATCATCCCCAATTTCAAAGCGAATGATATTTACCGTGGCCTGGATGAAGGCACAGATGATTTAATGAGAGCTGCAGCAGGTGAATACAAAGCACCTGCAGGTTACAGTGATAGAGGCAGAAAAGGAAAGGGCGGAGGAAGTGTATTAGGTGCTATTATTATGTTCATCATTATTATGATTATTATTTCAAGGATTAATCGTGGTGGCGGTGGAATGATGAGCAGAAGAGGCTGGAGTAACAGTGTTCCTCCTATTTGGTTTGGGGGTGGAGGCGGAAGCAGCGGCGGTTGGGGCGGCGGCGGAAGTAGTGGTGGCGGTGGCTTTGGAGGTTTTGGTGGCGGAAGTTTTGGCGGTGGCGGTGCCGGTGGTAGTTGGTAA